A single Pedobacter sp. PACM 27299 DNA region contains:
- a CDS encoding ABC transporter substrate-binding protein — MISVQNHPLQLSGNKYWLIICIAFLFSACSPKIRKPANKTPEGQGKVKEVEKPVERFTQANISLLIPFRLNEINLRTATKAEVDKSAMAIDFYQGFKMGIDSAASLGLNFKVNVFDTRDSNAQIDALINKGTLTYTNLVVGPVFPQGIKHLMPYSIARNIPVISPLAATHPEEFNNPNLISVVNNIDLHAAKIVNYVAKNYAPENTIVVLINPKTSSDEVLGGPLREYFKASKKVFLVQEYPSVFSMETKMQKGKQYVVIVTSSDRKFVVPTLDRLVKIKNKGYDLNLFGHPDWIKQNYNVDKLQALNTSITASYHVNYRSAATVQFVKKYREAFKFEPSEYSFKGFDIGFYFGKLFAEHGANYLKYLTKEKYEGLHNSFDFRHDEKLGYINTSLMLLRYKNFAINVVE, encoded by the coding sequence ATGATATCAGTTCAAAACCACCCGCTACAATTGAGTGGGAATAAGTATTGGCTGATCATTTGTATTGCTTTCTTATTTTCGGCCTGTTCGCCGAAAATAAGAAAGCCTGCAAATAAAACCCCAGAAGGCCAGGGCAAAGTTAAAGAAGTAGAAAAACCTGTAGAGCGGTTTACACAGGCTAATATTTCCTTACTGATCCCATTCCGCCTAAATGAAATTAACCTGAGAACGGCCACCAAAGCCGAGGTCGATAAATCGGCAATGGCCATCGACTTTTACCAGGGTTTCAAAATGGGAATAGACTCAGCAGCAAGTTTGGGATTAAACTTCAAAGTGAATGTCTTTGATACCCGTGACTCTAATGCGCAGATCGATGCGCTGATTAATAAAGGGACTTTAACGTATACAAATCTCGTAGTTGGTCCGGTATTTCCTCAGGGAATTAAGCACCTGATGCCTTATTCTATTGCCAGAAATATTCCGGTCATCTCTCCATTGGCAGCTACTCATCCGGAAGAGTTTAACAATCCCAATCTGATTTCGGTGGTCAATAATATTGACCTTCATGCCGCCAAAATTGTGAATTATGTAGCTAAAAATTATGCGCCGGAAAACACGATAGTGGTGTTGATCAATCCAAAAACAAGCAGCGATGAAGTGCTGGGAGGACCATTACGCGAATATTTTAAAGCCAGTAAAAAGGTCTTTCTGGTACAGGAGTATCCCTCGGTATTTAGTATGGAAACCAAGATGCAAAAGGGTAAGCAATATGTAGTCATTGTTACTTCATCCGATCGTAAATTTGTGGTTCCTACCCTAGATAGACTAGTTAAAATAAAGAATAAAGGGTATGATTTGAACTTATTCGGTCACCCGGACTGGATCAAACAGAATTATAATGTCGATAAATTACAGGCTTTAAATACCAGTATCACGGCTTCATACCATGTCAATTACCGAAGCGCAGCAACGGTTCAGTTCGTTAAAAAATATAGAGAAGCTTTCAAGTTTGAGCCTTCTGAATATTCTTTTAAAGGCTTTGATATCGGGTTTTATTTCGGTAAATTATTTGCTGAGCATGGTGCCAATTATTTGAAGTACCTGACCAAAGAAAAGTATGAAGGCTTACACAATTCCTTCGACTTTCGTCATGATGAAAAACTGGGTTATATCAATACCAGTTTAATGCTTTTACGCTATAAGAATTTTGCCATAAACGTTGTAGAATGA
- the guaA gene encoding glutamine-hydrolyzing GMP synthase has translation MLEKIIILDFGSQYTQLIARRVRELNVYCEIHPFNNIPEITSDVKGIIFSGSPFSVRQADAPQIDLTKFHLKFPVLGVCYGAQYMAQQLGGEVQASSTREYGRANLNFVASGNKLFKNINLDSQVWMSHGDTITKIPENFELIASTDSVKVAAYQIKDSETYAIQFHPEVTHSTDGKQLLENFLVDICGCHQEWTSEAFVETIIADLKETIGDDKVVLGLSGGVDSSVAAVLLHKAIGTNLHCIFVDNGLLRKDEYESVLEQYKHLGLNIKGVDAKDRFLSQLAGVTDPELKRKAIGRVFIEVFDTEAHLVEDVKWLAQGTIYPDVIESISVNGGPSATIKSHHNVGGLPDFMKLKVVEPLKTLFKDEVRRVGTSLGLEHFIIGRHPFPGPGLAIRILGEVTPEKVAILQEADAIYINNLKEAGLYDKVWQAGAIFLPVQSVGVMGDERTYENAICLRAVESVDGMTADWCHLPYNVLAKISNEIINKVKGINRVVYDISSKPPATIEWE, from the coding sequence ATGCTAGAAAAAATCATTATTCTCGATTTTGGTTCCCAATACACGCAGCTAATTGCCCGCAGGGTACGCGAACTAAATGTGTATTGCGAAATTCATCCCTTCAACAATATTCCTGAAATCACATCAGACGTAAAAGGTATTATATTTTCAGGAAGTCCGTTCTCGGTGCGTCAAGCAGATGCTCCACAGATTGACCTGACTAAATTCCACCTTAAATTCCCAGTATTGGGCGTTTGTTATGGTGCGCAATATATGGCGCAGCAGCTTGGTGGTGAAGTTCAGGCTTCATCAACTCGTGAATACGGCAGGGCTAACCTGAATTTCGTTGCTAGCGGAAATAAATTATTTAAAAACATCAACCTGGATTCTCAAGTGTGGATGTCTCATGGAGATACCATCACAAAGATCCCTGAAAACTTTGAACTGATTGCAAGTACTGACAGCGTAAAAGTTGCGGCTTACCAGATTAAAGATAGCGAAACGTATGCGATTCAGTTCCACCCGGAAGTGACACACAGCACGGACGGAAAGCAATTGCTGGAAAACTTTTTAGTAGATATCTGTGGATGTCATCAGGAATGGACTTCCGAAGCTTTTGTAGAAACGATCATTGCAGATTTAAAAGAAACTATTGGTGACGATAAAGTAGTACTTGGCCTTTCAGGTGGGGTAGACTCTAGTGTTGCTGCTGTATTATTACACAAAGCAATCGGTACCAATTTACACTGTATTTTTGTCGACAACGGATTACTTCGTAAAGACGAATACGAAAGTGTATTAGAACAATACAAACACCTTGGTTTAAACATAAAAGGGGTGGATGCTAAAGATCGTTTCCTAAGCCAACTGGCTGGTGTAACTGATCCTGAGTTGAAGCGTAAAGCAATCGGACGTGTATTTATCGAAGTATTCGATACAGAAGCACACCTGGTAGAAGATGTAAAATGGCTGGCACAAGGTACAATCTACCCAGACGTAATCGAGTCAATCTCTGTAAATGGAGGCCCTTCAGCAACGATTAAATCTCACCATAACGTAGGCGGATTGCCTGACTTTATGAAACTGAAAGTAGTAGAGCCTTTGAAAACTTTATTTAAAGATGAAGTAAGAAGAGTCGGTACTTCATTAGGTTTAGAGCATTTCATTATTGGCCGTCATCCTTTCCCTGGACCGGGACTAGCCATTAGAATTCTTGGTGAGGTGACTCCAGAGAAGGTAGCTATTCTTCAGGAAGCAGATGCGATTTATATCAATAACTTAAAAGAAGCAGGTCTGTATGATAAAGTATGGCAAGCAGGAGCAATCTTCCTTCCAGTACAGTCTGTAGGCGTAATGGGTGATGAACGTACCTACGAAAATGCCATCTGCCTTCGTGCAGTGGAATCTGTAGATGGTATGACTGCCGATTGGTGTCATTTACCGTATAACGTACTCGCCAAAATTTCTAATGAAATTATTAACAAAGTAAAAGGAATAAACCGCGTAGTATATGATATCAGTTCAAAACCACCCGCTACAATTGAGTGGGAATAA
- a CDS encoding deoxycytidylate deaminase — protein sequence MSKKSFDHIYMNLAVDLAARSHCVRAHVGAVLTKDTRIISIGYNGPPPETHNCDEEWPETGCDRDSRGSCSLALHAEENAILYASKNGSKIEGATLYTTLSPCIACARLILSSGIRKVLYLDSYAEYKGLPSDEGVDFLRRFGVEVNKYQIEVN from the coding sequence ATGAGTAAAAAGAGTTTCGATCATATTTATATGAATCTGGCAGTGGATCTTGCTGCACGTTCCCATTGTGTAAGGGCACATGTAGGTGCAGTACTTACAAAAGATACCAGGATCATTTCTATCGGTTATAACGGACCACCGCCAGAAACACACAACTGTGATGAAGAATGGCCGGAAACAGGCTGCGACAGGGATTCCCGCGGCAGCTGCTCTCTAGCCCTGCATGCAGAAGAGAATGCCATTTTATATGCTTCAAAGAATGGTTCTAAGATTGAAGGCGCCACCTTATACACCACACTTTCCCCTTGTATTGCCTGTGCGAGGTTAATTTTATCTTCCGGAATCAGGAAGGTTTTATACCTCGATTCTTATGCTGAATACAAAGGATTACCCAGTGATGAAGGTGTAGATTTTCTGCGAAGATTCGGTGTGGAGGTAAATAAGTATCAAATCGAGGTTAATTGA
- a CDS encoding MFS transporter codes for MEQQSKKNYGTALYTIITVFFFWGFVAASNGIFIPFCKAHFNLTQFESQLIDFTFYGGYFIGSLLLYFASQASKVDILNKIGYKKGIIAGLVISAVGALIMIPAVHSGSFIFILFTFFVIALGFSLQQTAANPFVVALGAPESGTHRLNLAGGINNLGGLMGPVIVSVVLFGTANDAVPKAVEISSINNLYLILAGLFIAVAIFFALSKLPEVTSNEKVEASPKPNGPLVVMILGFLMVAAAGPLANATGISASVFVYSSLAIILGALLFAYTVKKDNPEKWGAMQYPQLVLGMLAIFMYVGTEVTIQSNLGALLNLKEFGGLAESEIKQYISLYWGSMMIGRWTGAISAFKMSKTMRNILTVIVPFVAFGVILVVNHFTGTDVGNLYVYGICIAVMIVAFYLGQEKPAKTLAIFGTLGAISMLIGLLTTGHIAIFAFVSGGLCCSIMWPSIFALSITGLNKYTSQGSSFLIMMILGGAIIPPIQGELADTIGIHSSYIVPAIGFAYLIFFAWRVSAVLKSQGINVENIEAEGGH; via the coding sequence ATGGAACAACAATCAAAAAAAAATTACGGCACCGCTTTGTACACAATTATTACTGTGTTCTTTTTCTGGGGCTTTGTTGCTGCTTCAAATGGTATTTTTATACCATTCTGTAAAGCGCACTTTAATCTAACTCAGTTTGAGTCTCAGCTTATTGACTTCACATTTTACGGCGGATACTTTATTGGATCACTGTTGCTGTACTTCGCTTCTCAAGCCAGTAAAGTAGATATTTTAAATAAAATCGGTTACAAGAAGGGAATTATCGCCGGTTTAGTGATCTCTGCAGTAGGCGCATTGATCATGATCCCTGCTGTTCATTCCGGATCTTTTATCTTTATCTTATTCACATTTTTCGTGATTGCCCTGGGATTCTCCCTTCAGCAAACTGCAGCTAACCCTTTTGTCGTGGCTTTAGGTGCACCTGAAAGTGGAACTCACCGTTTAAACCTTGCCGGTGGTATCAATAACCTTGGTGGTTTAATGGGACCAGTGATCGTGAGTGTGGTTTTATTCGGTACCGCAAATGATGCTGTTCCGAAAGCAGTAGAAATTAGTTCTATCAATAACCTGTACCTGATTCTTGCAGGTCTATTCATCGCAGTGGCGATCTTCTTCGCGCTGTCTAAATTGCCAGAAGTAACCAGTAATGAGAAAGTAGAGGCCAGTCCTAAACCTAACGGTCCGCTAGTAGTGATGATCCTTGGTTTCTTAATGGTAGCTGCTGCAGGTCCTTTAGCGAATGCTACCGGTATCTCTGCTTCAGTATTTGTATACTCTTCACTGGCCATCATTCTTGGTGCCTTGCTGTTCGCTTACACCGTTAAGAAAGACAATCCTGAAAAATGGGGCGCAATGCAATACCCGCAATTGGTATTGGGCATGCTGGCAATCTTCATGTATGTAGGTACAGAGGTAACCATTCAAAGTAACCTTGGTGCCTTGTTGAACTTAAAAGAATTTGGTGGTTTAGCAGAATCTGAGATCAAACAATACATCTCCTTATACTGGGGAAGTATGATGATCGGACGTTGGACAGGTGCAATCTCGGCCTTTAAAATGTCTAAAACGATGAGAAATATCCTGACGGTAATCGTTCCTTTCGTTGCTTTTGGGGTGATCTTAGTAGTGAACCACTTTACAGGAACTGATGTAGGTAACTTATATGTATATGGCATTTGTATCGCAGTAATGATTGTTGCTTTTTACCTTGGACAGGAGAAACCAGCCAAAACATTGGCGATCTTCGGTACTTTAGGTGCGATTTCTATGCTGATCGGTTTATTAACTACTGGTCATATCGCGATCTTTGCTTTCGTAAGTGGTGGATTGTGCTGCTCGATCATGTGGCCTTCTATCTTCGCATTGTCGATCACCGGACTGAACAAATACACCAGTCAGGGGTCTTCATTCTTAATCATGATGATTTTGGGTGGTGCGATTATTCCGCCAATTCAAGGTGAACTTGCTGATACCATTGGTATCCACAGTTCTTATATTGTTCCGGCAATCGGGTTTGCTTACCTGATCTTCTTTGCCTGGAGAGTAAGTGCTGTACTGAAAAGTCAGGGCATTAATGTAGAAAATATTGAGGCCGAAGGAGGTCACTAA
- a CDS encoding LysE family translocator encodes MFEAILQGVGAGILFSFLTGPVFFSMIKTSIEKGFKAGFSLAVGVIFSDIIFITLTIFSAQFVDYKSEYFQYIGIVGGLFLFGIGLYYLFNKVKVSYDVGEIAKIKKRGYILKGFLMCLLSPTTLMFWIMVGGIISVQLHLTMAEKVVFFIVAMATQLTVDGLKTYYAAKLRYRIKEKTIQNLNRVAGAVIIIFAIRLFIEVFLKHFK; translated from the coding sequence ATGTTTGAAGCAATATTACAGGGGGTAGGTGCAGGTATATTATTTTCGTTTTTAACGGGGCCTGTGTTCTTTTCCATGATTAAAACGAGCATTGAGAAAGGCTTCAAAGCTGGGTTTTCTCTTGCGGTAGGTGTGATTTTTAGTGACATTATCTTTATCACCCTGACCATTTTCAGTGCACAATTTGTAGATTATAAGTCGGAGTATTTTCAATATATAGGCATCGTTGGAGGCCTCTTTTTATTTGGTATTGGTTTGTATTACCTATTTAACAAGGTAAAAGTAAGTTATGATGTGGGAGAGATTGCGAAGATTAAGAAACGCGGTTACATCCTTAAAGGCTTTTTAATGTGCCTCTTATCTCCTACTACCTTGATGTTCTGGATTATGGTAGGCGGCATCATCTCGGTGCAGCTGCACTTAACCATGGCAGAAAAAGTAGTGTTCTTTATTGTGGCTATGGCTACACAGCTGACCGTAGATGGCCTAAAGACTTATTATGCGGCTAAGCTGAGGTACCGCATCAAAGAGAAGACTATACAGAACCTGAACAGGGTTGCCGGCGCGGTGATCATCATCTTTGCCATCCGCTTATTTATTGAAGTCTTCCTGAAACATTTTAAATAA
- a CDS encoding class II glutamine amidotransferase, whose protein sequence is MSDSIKHECGIAFIRLLKPLSYYQEKYGTTLYGLNKLYLLMEKQHNRGQDGAGIATIKLDVKPGHRYISRYRSMAQNAVADIFGYVQSKFVDIQNETPELMQDAEWLKTNVSFIGEVLLGHLRYGTHGQNSIENCHPFLRQNNWMTRNLVIAGNFNMTNVEELLEQLYELGQHPKEKADTVTVLEKIGHFLDDENQELFDAYKKEGLDNVEITHKISEGLDIAKILRRSAKNWDGGYAISGIVGNGDAFILRDPSGIRPAFYYADDEIVVAASERPAIQTAFNIPFKDVKEIQPGHALIVKKNGKVTEEIFREPQEKRACSFERIYFSRGSDAEIYKERKHLGALLCDQILKAVSADLKNTVFSFIPNTAEVSFYGMVEGLHGYIRGVQKDTLLNRKEQLNDEELNELLSMSPRVEKLAIKDVKLRTFITQDADRSDMVAHVYDTTYGVIKNGTDTLVAIDDSIVRGTTLKQSIIKIIDRLHPKKIIIVSSAPQIRYPDCYGIDMSKMGQFVAFEAAIQLLKARGMEHIIEEVYQKCKASLLLPKEEIVNHVKDIYRPFTQEEISAQITKIITPENINAEVEVIYQTLDNLHVACPNHTGDWYFSGNYPTPGGNKVVIKAFVNWKEGNNQRAY, encoded by the coding sequence ATGAGCGACTCGATCAAGCACGAATGCGGTATTGCCTTTATCCGCCTTTTAAAACCTCTCTCATACTACCAGGAAAAATACGGTACCACCCTTTATGGCCTTAATAAGCTTTACCTTTTAATGGAAAAGCAACACAACCGTGGACAAGATGGCGCCGGTATTGCAACCATTAAACTTGATGTTAAACCAGGTCACCGCTACATCAGCAGGTACCGGTCTATGGCTCAAAATGCTGTTGCGGATATTTTTGGATATGTACAAAGTAAATTTGTAGACATTCAGAATGAAACGCCAGAGCTGATGCAAGATGCAGAATGGTTGAAAACTAATGTTAGTTTTATTGGAGAAGTTCTACTAGGTCACCTTAGATACGGTACCCATGGTCAGAATAGTATTGAAAACTGTCACCCTTTCCTACGTCAAAACAACTGGATGACCCGTAATCTAGTGATTGCTGGTAACTTCAACATGACGAATGTGGAAGAGTTATTAGAGCAATTATATGAGCTTGGACAGCACCCGAAAGAAAAAGCGGATACAGTAACTGTACTTGAAAAAATCGGTCATTTTCTGGACGATGAGAATCAGGAGCTTTTTGATGCTTATAAAAAAGAAGGATTAGATAACGTTGAAATTACACACAAGATCTCTGAAGGTTTAGATATCGCTAAAATCTTACGCCGTTCTGCAAAGAACTGGGATGGTGGCTATGCGATCTCTGGTATCGTGGGTAATGGTGATGCTTTTATCTTACGTGACCCTTCAGGAATTCGTCCGGCATTCTATTATGCAGATGATGAAATTGTAGTCGCTGCTTCTGAAAGACCAGCCATTCAAACTGCTTTCAATATTCCATTTAAAGATGTAAAAGAAATTCAACCTGGACATGCTTTGATCGTTAAGAAAAACGGTAAAGTAACAGAGGAAATTTTTAGAGAGCCTCAGGAAAAAAGAGCATGTTCATTTGAGCGCATTTACTTTTCGAGAGGTTCTGATGCAGAAATCTATAAAGAAAGAAAACATTTAGGCGCATTGTTATGTGATCAGATTCTGAAAGCAGTAAGTGCAGACCTAAAAAATACGGTATTCTCTTTTATCCCTAATACAGCTGAAGTTTCTTTCTACGGAATGGTAGAAGGCTTACATGGTTATATCAGAGGCGTACAAAAAGATACTTTACTGAATCGTAAAGAACAACTGAACGATGAAGAACTGAATGAATTGCTATCCATGAGTCCAAGAGTGGAAAAACTGGCGATTAAGGATGTGAAACTAAGAACATTCATCACTCAGGATGCCGATAGAAGTGATATGGTTGCCCATGTTTATGACACTACTTATGGAGTGATCAAGAATGGTACGGATACTTTAGTGGCCATTGATGATTCGATCGTTCGTGGAACTACGCTGAAACAAAGTATCATTAAGATCATCGACAGGTTGCATCCTAAGAAAATCATTATTGTTTCCTCTGCTCCGCAAATCCGTTACCCGGATTGCTATGGTATCGATATGTCTAAAATGGGACAGTTCGTTGCTTTTGAAGCGGCTATTCAGTTGTTGAAAGCACGTGGTATGGAACACATCATCGAAGAAGTTTATCAGAAATGTAAAGCTTCATTGCTGCTGCCAAAAGAAGAGATTGTAAACCATGTGAAAGACATTTACAGACCTTTTACTCAAGAAGAGATCTCTGCACAAATCACGAAAATTATCACTCCTGAAAACATCAATGCAGAAGTAGAAGTGATCTATCAGACTTTGGACAATTTACACGTGGCTTGTCCTAATCACACTGGCGACTGGTATTTCTCAGGAAACTACCCAACACCTGGTGGTAACAAAGTTGTGATTAAAGCTTTCGTAAACTGGAAAGAAGGAAACAATCAAAGAGCTTATTAA
- a CDS encoding GIN domain-containing protein — MKTAIKTLIATSLTAIVLTSSAFTTFAKEKTPLSIAAPVKFNKVVVTGNAKVVLVQGNREDISSYDALAENGTSVVQKGYTLHINSTDNSTIYVYVKDLQRIDAANTATVKTRGNFDLAVLQIFLKDEAKADVNAKVSSLYTDISGYSDLKLSGSSKEHALVKNDVSKLNLNDFVIAKL, encoded by the coding sequence ATGAAAACTGCCATCAAAACTCTAATCGCAACTTCTCTAACTGCTATCGTTTTAACCTCTTCAGCATTCACAACATTCGCAAAGGAGAAAACACCACTGAGCATCGCTGCTCCGGTAAAATTCAATAAAGTAGTGGTAACCGGCAACGCCAAAGTAGTTCTGGTACAAGGAAACAGAGAGGACATCAGCAGCTATGATGCTTTAGCTGAAAACGGAACAAGCGTAGTTCAAAAAGGATATACCTTACACATCAACTCTACGGACAACAGCACGATCTATGTATATGTAAAAGACCTGCAGAGAATTGATGCCGCAAATACTGCAACCGTTAAAACCCGTGGTAACTTTGATTTAGCGGTTCTTCAGATCTTCTTAAAAGACGAAGCCAAAGCAGATGTAAATGCAAAAGTTAGCAGTCTTTATACCGACATCAGCGGTTATTCAGACTTGAAATTGAGCGGTTCTTCTAAAGAACACGCATTGGTTAAAAACGATGTCTCTAAGTTGAACCTGAACGATTTCGTCATCGCTAAACTTTAA